TGCGGGGTTAAGTTGAATAAAAAGGAGAGATTTAATATGTCAGATAAGCGGTTTGATCCAAAAAAGGCAGACAAATTATTTGCTGAAGAACGAAGAAAGCTAATTCCTCCCGAAAAGGTGACGGAATATTTGCAGGTGGGGCAAGGTGACACAGTTGCGGATCTTGGCGCGGGGAATGGTTACTTCACTTTACCGATAGCACAAAGAACCAGTAAGACTGTTTACGCCGTTGATGTAGAACCAAAAATGCTTGAATTGTTGAAGGCTAATGCAAAGAATGAACAGCTCACCAATATAAAATATGTCGTTAGCGATTTGGAGAATATCGGATTGGAAGATAATACTGTTAATAGAGTTTTTGTTGCATTTGTTATCCATGAGGTACCAGACA
This Virgibacillus phasianinus DNA region includes the following protein-coding sequences:
- a CDS encoding class I SAM-dependent methyltransferase, which translates into the protein MSDKRFDPKKADKLFAEERRKLIPPEKVTEYLQVGQGDTVADLGAGNGYFTLPIAQRTSKTVYAVDVEPKMLELLKANAKNEQLTNIKYVVSDLENIGLEDNTVNRVFVAFVIHEVPDIDKVLGEMKRILKPGGQMVLVEWEAIETESGPPLHHRIPSEKMVDIINRNGLQAEITHLNPANYLVKITA